In the genome of Populus alba chromosome 11, ASM523922v2, whole genome shotgun sequence, one region contains:
- the LOC118038362 gene encoding probable serine/threonine-protein kinase At1g54610, whose protein sequence is MGCLCCKPSAIEDSKESPRERLSSKASSDLRVSRATSSRREEAYRAKDRCDGNDGRTMLIDKQVNGSLRVHGGEHVERKREKSEYAVVHHPGMGSIPKATEGEQVAAGWPSWLATVAGEAIKGWLPRRADSFEKLDKIGQGTYSNVYRARDLDQKKIVALKKVRFDNLEPESVRFMAREIHILRRLNHPNVIKLEGLVTSRMSCSLYLVFEYMEHDLAGLAAHPGLKFTEAQVKCYMQQLLRGLDHCHSRGVLHRDIKGSNLLIDNNGILKIADFGLASFYDPAHVQPLTSRVVTLWYRPPELLLGATYYGTAVDLWSTGCILAELYAGKPIMPGRTEVEQLHKIFKLCGSPSEDYWRKSKLPHATIFKPQQPYRRCVADTFKEFPPPALALMETLLSIDPADRGSAASALRSEFFITKPLPCDPSSFPKYPPSKEFDAKMRDEEARRQGAAGSKGQKSDMERRGRRESRAVPAPDANAELVLSIQKRHGQSNSKSRSEKFNPHPEEVASGFPIDPPRPSQAAESNMDPQGHHHKRASHSGPLSHRAAWAKASRNPDDAPKISTGADLSTISSLVAARRSLLSEDRNERSGLAQPEVPKLMARFPGSFKETSESFTQQDPKHPSQGVAGFYQKDDGRNSSKDPVLLGYGSKGHKIHYSGPLIVPSGNVDQMLKDHDRQIQEAVRRARLDKEKVRKVQAESNQISTNSLFVSGQ, encoded by the exons ATGGGTTGCCTTTGCTGTAAACCCTCTGCAATTGAGGATAGCAAAGAGAGTCCAAGGGAGAGGCTCTCAAGTAAGGCGTCGTCTGACTTGAGGGTATCAAGGGCCACCTCTTCAAGGAGGGAGGAAGCATATAGAGCGAAAGATAGATGTGATGGTAATGATGGTAGGACAATGTTGATTGATAAGCAAGTGAATGGATCTCTTAGAGTGCATGGGGGCGAGCACGTGGAGAGGAAGAGGGAGAAGTCAGAGTATGCTGTTGTTCACCACCCAGGGATGGGCAGCATACCGAAAGCTACTGAAGGGGAGCAGGTTGCAGCAGGGTGGCCTTCCTGGCTAGCTACTGTAGCTGGAGAAGCAATCAAAGGTTGGTTGCCACGGCGTGCAGATTCATTTGAGAAGCTAGATAAG ATTGGCCAGGGAACCTACAGTAATGTTTATAGGGCCCGTGACCTTGATCAAAAGAAGATTGTTGCTTTGAAGAAAGTAAGATTTGATAACCTGGAACCTGAGAGCGTTCGCTTCATGGCCAGGGAAATTCACATTTTGCGTAGGCTCAACCATCCTAATGTAATAAAGTTAGAAGGTCTAGTTACATCAAGGATGTCTTGCAGCTTGTACCTTGTGTTTGAATACATGGAGCATGATTTGGCTGGGCTTGCCGCACACCCTGGTCTGAAGTTTACAGAAGCCCAG GTGAAATGTTACATGCAACAACTTTTACGAGGACTTGATCACTGTCACAGCCGTGGTGTTCTGCACCGTGATATAAAGGGTTCCAACCTATTAATTGACAACAATGGTATCTTAAAAATTGCAGACTTTGGACTAGCGAGTTTTTATGATCCTGCTCATGTTCAGCCACTGACAAGTCGTGTTGTGACTCTTTGGTATCGTCCTCCTGAGCTTCTACTTGGAGCTACCTACTATGGGACGGCTGTTGATTTGTGGAGTACAGGTTGCATACTTGCTGAATTGTATGCAGGCAAGCCTATTATGCCTGGGAGAACTGAG GTGGAGCAGCTGCATAAAATTTTCAAGCTGTGTGGCTCACCTTCTGAAGATTATTGGAGAAAATCAAAGTTGCCTCATGCAACTATCTTTAAGCCTCAGCAGCCTTATAGACGCTGTGTTGCAGATACATTTAAGGAATTCCCTCCTCCAGCATTAGCTCTTATGGAGACCCTGCTCTCCATTGATCCTGCAGATCGTGGGTCTGCAGCTTCTGCACTGAGGAGTGAG TTCTTTATAACCAAGCCGCTTCCATGTGATCCTTCAAGCTTTCCCAAGTATCCTCCTAGCAAAGAATTTGATGCAAAAATGCGAGATGAAGAAGCTAGAAG ACAAGGAGCAGCAGGAAGCAAGGGCCAGAAATCTGACATGGAAAGAAGAGGACGACGGGAATCTCGTGCTGTCCCGGCGCCTGATGCCAATGCTGAGCTAGTTTTATCAATACAG AAAAGACATGGTCAGTCAAATTCCAAGAGCCGGAGTGAGAAGTTTAATCCCCATCCAGAAGAAGTTGCTTCTGGCTTTCCAATCGATCCACCTAGACCATCTCAAGCTGCAGAATCAAACATGGATCCTCAGGGGCATCATCATAAGAGAGCTTCCCATTCTGGGCCATTGTCTCACCGTGCTGCATGGGCTAAGGCCAGCAGGAACCCTGATGATGCTCCTAAGATTTCCACTGGGGCTGACTTGTCAACAATCTCAAGCTTAGTGGCAGCACGGAGGAGTTTATTGTCTGAAGATCGCAACGAAAGGTCTGGCCTAGCACAACCAGAAGTTCCAAAACTAATGGCAAGGTTTCCAGGATCCTTCAAAGAAACCTCAGAATCCTTCACCCAACAGGATCCAAAGCATCCATCGCAGGGTGTTGCAGGTTTCTATCAAAAGGATGATGGAAGAAATAGCAGTAAAGATCCAGTCCTT
- the LOC118038324 gene encoding probable hexosyltransferase MUCI70, translating to MDPYQVLERFLWQQNASFAISRHYRRFDVFEEAEANKAAGKYGNSSIDYHIEFYKKEGLSPYSKAKLPITSDVPDGCVIIREYIPITNLFSCLWFNEVDRFTARDQLSFSTVRDKMMAKVE from the exons ATGGATCCATATCAAGTTCTTGAGAG ATTCTTGTGGCAGCAAAATGCCAGTTTTGCAATCTCAAGACACTATCGTCGATTTGATGTGTTTGAAGAGGCTGAAGCTAACAAAGCTGCAGGAAAGTATGGCAATTCCTCCATTGATTAccatattgaattttataaaaaggagGGTTTATCGCCATATTCCAAGGCTAAGCTTCCAATAACCAGTG ATGTTCCTGATGGTTGTGTTATCATAAGAGAATATATTCCCATCACAAATCTATTTAGCTGTTTGTGGTTCAATGAAGTTGATCGTTTTACTGCTAGAGATCAGTTAAGCTTTTCCACAGTGAGGGATAAAATGATGGCTAAAGTTGAGTGA